A genomic region of Mycolicibacterium poriferae contains the following coding sequences:
- a CDS encoding universal stress protein has product MAPDTTSSATKLSARHGILVGVDGSDESLAAVAWAAQEAVLRGSAITLMHVISPMVVTWPIESLEYGYAEWQDTNAQLVIERAQKALHAALGDAEPPRVRAHISHDGIVPELAAASADSSLLVVGNRGLGPIGGAVLGSVSRSLLQHAHCPVAVIKAGPARGREDGARPVLLGVDGSPASETATAFAFDAASRRGVPLVALHAWCDLGVFGTLGADWAAHEDQGHEILAERLAGWQETYPDVEVRRQLVCDRPARWLIDESKNAQLVVVGSRGRGGIAGMLLGSVSTAVVEFSPTPVVVVRGAPEA; this is encoded by the coding sequence ATGGCACCGGACACGACGTCGAGCGCGACGAAGCTCTCGGCCAGGCACGGAATCCTCGTCGGCGTGGACGGCTCCGACGAGTCGCTGGCCGCGGTCGCGTGGGCGGCGCAGGAGGCAGTGCTGCGCGGCTCGGCGATCACGCTGATGCACGTGATCTCACCGATGGTGGTCACCTGGCCCATCGAGTCCCTGGAGTACGGCTACGCCGAGTGGCAGGACACCAACGCCCAGTTGGTCATCGAGCGGGCTCAGAAGGCACTGCACGCCGCGCTCGGTGACGCCGAACCGCCGCGCGTCCGCGCGCATATCAGCCACGACGGCATCGTGCCCGAACTGGCTGCGGCGTCGGCGGATTCGTCGCTTCTGGTGGTGGGCAACCGCGGGTTGGGCCCGATCGGCGGCGCGGTGCTGGGCTCGGTGAGCCGAAGCCTGCTGCAGCACGCGCACTGCCCGGTCGCGGTGATCAAGGCGGGTCCGGCCCGAGGCCGAGAGGACGGCGCGCGGCCTGTCCTGCTGGGTGTCGACGGCTCACCGGCGTCGGAAACGGCCACGGCGTTCGCGTTCGATGCGGCCTCCCGCCGGGGGGTACCGCTGGTCGCGTTGCACGCCTGGTGCGATCTCGGCGTCTTCGGCACGCTCGGAGCCGACTGGGCCGCCCATGAGGACCAGGGCCACGAGATCCTGGCCGAACGTCTGGCGGGCTGGCAGGAGACCTACCCCGACGTCGAGGTCCGGCGCCAACTGGTGTGCGACCGGCCCGCGCGCTGGCTCATCGACGAGTCCAAGAACGCGCAGTTGGTGGTCGTCGGGAGTAGGGGCCGGGGCGGCATCGCCGGCATGCTGCTGGGCTCGGTGTCCACGGCGGTGGTCGAGTTCTCGCCGACGCCGGTGGTGGTGGTCCGCGGCGCACCCGAGGCCTAG
- the ppsA gene encoding phosphoenolpyruvate synthase, with protein MDIRSKDAYVRDISALTIDDAEEAGGKGANMGELVAAGLPVPPGFVLLRDCYRDSMGSGGVAADLSTLHREALDTGSDTGRLNQLCEQMQSLVQKAGVDDAVRDLVLEAYRELGAAAGGEVVVAVRSSATGEDGADASFAGMNATITNVAGEENLLEAVNRCWMSLFSPRVITYRATRGFTADPAMAVVVQQMVNSEKAGVAFTADPSTGARDRVVIEGAYGLGEVVVSGEVEPDTYIVAKETLAPLDIRIGHKAFKIVRGSDGHDANVDLDDATADSRVLDESELRAIAELAVAAERHNGCPQDTEWAISAGRTYLVQARPITTLGHTAPPATDEHIVLARGLAAAPGTASGKVRVLQSPEEGHRLQEGEILVAQMTNPDWLPTIRRAAALVTDTGGMTCHAAIVARELGVPCVVGARTATRDLHDSTVVTVNGARGEVVSGVVETPTVSVTARGPISADGFVAAPTSPATGTRVYVNLAMPETAETVAAQDVDGVGLLRAEFMLTEALGGRHPRDLIAHGEQGQLVDKMVASVGRIAAAFAPRPVVYRATDFRSNEFRGLAGGEVYEPVEHNPMIGYRGCYRYVKEPDLFALELEALARVREQSPNVTLMIPFVRTRWELEECLSLVDASPLGRQRGLHRWVMAEVPSVVHWLPEYIGMGVDGVSIGSNDLTQLVLGVDRDSDVCAELFDESDAAVLDAIGQIVGTARRLGITSSLCGQAPSTNPAFAEHLVRMGITSVSVNPDAAATTRRVIAAAERRVLLESVR; from the coding sequence ATGGACATTCGAAGCAAAGACGCTTACGTCCGCGACATCTCGGCGCTGACGATCGACGACGCCGAAGAAGCCGGCGGCAAGGGTGCGAACATGGGCGAACTCGTCGCCGCCGGGCTTCCGGTGCCGCCCGGGTTCGTGTTGCTGCGGGACTGCTACCGGGACTCCATGGGCTCCGGTGGCGTGGCCGCCGACCTCAGCACCCTGCACCGTGAGGCACTCGACACCGGTTCGGACACCGGCCGGCTCAATCAGCTGTGTGAACAGATGCAGAGCCTGGTGCAGAAAGCCGGTGTCGACGACGCGGTCCGCGACCTGGTCCTCGAGGCGTACCGCGAGCTCGGTGCAGCCGCCGGCGGTGAGGTGGTCGTGGCGGTGCGCTCGTCGGCCACCGGTGAGGACGGTGCGGACGCGTCGTTCGCGGGCATGAACGCCACCATCACCAACGTGGCCGGCGAGGAAAACCTGCTCGAGGCCGTGAACCGCTGCTGGATGTCGCTGTTCAGCCCCAGGGTCATCACCTACCGCGCCACCCGTGGCTTCACTGCCGACCCGGCGATGGCGGTGGTCGTGCAGCAGATGGTGAACTCCGAGAAGGCCGGTGTCGCCTTCACTGCCGACCCGAGCACCGGTGCCCGCGACCGGGTGGTGATCGAGGGTGCCTACGGGCTGGGCGAAGTGGTGGTCTCCGGCGAGGTCGAGCCCGACACCTACATCGTCGCCAAAGAAACGCTCGCGCCGCTCGACATCCGGATCGGCCACAAGGCTTTCAAGATCGTCCGGGGTAGCGACGGGCACGACGCCAACGTCGACCTCGACGACGCCACCGCCGACTCGCGTGTTCTCGACGAGTCCGAACTGCGCGCGATCGCCGAGTTGGCCGTCGCGGCCGAGCGGCACAACGGCTGCCCGCAGGACACCGAGTGGGCGATCTCAGCGGGCCGCACCTACCTGGTCCAGGCCCGGCCGATCACGACGTTGGGCCACACCGCACCGCCGGCCACCGACGAGCACATCGTGCTGGCCCGGGGTCTGGCCGCCGCGCCCGGCACGGCGTCGGGCAAGGTGCGGGTGCTGCAATCGCCCGAGGAGGGACATCGGTTGCAGGAAGGCGAGATCCTGGTTGCGCAGATGACCAACCCCGACTGGTTGCCGACCATCCGGCGGGCCGCGGCACTGGTGACCGACACCGGCGGGATGACCTGCCACGCCGCCATCGTGGCCCGCGAACTGGGGGTCCCCTGCGTGGTGGGCGCCCGCACCGCCACCCGCGACCTGCACGACAGCACGGTGGTCACCGTGAACGGGGCGCGGGGCGAGGTGGTCTCAGGCGTGGTCGAGACGCCGACGGTGTCGGTGACCGCGCGCGGCCCGATATCGGCGGACGGCTTCGTGGCGGCGCCGACCTCGCCGGCCACCGGCACCCGGGTGTACGTCAACCTGGCCATGCCTGAGACCGCCGAAACCGTTGCGGCACAGGATGTCGACGGCGTCGGGCTGCTCCGCGCGGAGTTCATGCTGACCGAGGCGCTCGGCGGACGCCACCCGCGGGACCTCATCGCCCATGGTGAACAGGGCCAGCTCGTGGACAAGATGGTCGCCTCCGTCGGTCGGATCGCCGCGGCCTTCGCGCCGCGTCCGGTGGTCTACCGCGCCACTGACTTCCGCAGCAATGAGTTCCGCGGGCTGGCGGGCGGCGAGGTGTACGAACCTGTCGAACACAACCCGATGATCGGGTACCGCGGGTGCTACCGGTACGTCAAGGAACCCGATCTGTTCGCCCTCGAACTCGAGGCGCTGGCGCGGGTGCGGGAGCAGTCGCCCAACGTGACCTTGATGATCCCGTTCGTGCGCACCCGCTGGGAGTTGGAGGAGTGCCTGTCACTGGTCGACGCCAGCCCGTTGGGCCGACAACGGGGGCTGCACCGCTGGGTGATGGCCGAGGTCCCCTCGGTCGTGCACTGGCTGCCCGAGTACATCGGGATGGGTGTCGACGGGGTGTCCATCGGCAGCAATGACCTGACCCAGCTGGTTCTCGGCGTCGACCGCGACTCCGATGTCTGCGCCGAGTTGTTCGACGAGTCCGACGCCGCGGTGCTGGACGCCATCGGTCAGATCGTCGGCACCGCGCGCAGGCTGGGGATCACGTCGTCGCTGTGTGGTCAGGCACCGTCGACCAACCCCGCGTTCGCCGAGCACCTGGTGCGGATGGGGATCACGTCGGTGTCGGTGAACCCCGACGCGGCGGCCACCACCCGGCGGGTCATCGCGGCCGCCGAACGCCGGGTGCTGCTCGAATCCGTTCGCTGA
- the otsB gene encoding trehalose-phosphatase, producing MKLPVFVDSRYHDAVIFDVEGVVADTAALHTAAWKATLNDFLARRAAGGAPPVVFTDADYHKYLGHRSEAAGVTDFLVTQGISLPMGQPGDHADGTVWALVNRTAQLCADMLADGVRVFESTVEFVHQLQAAGIATAVFASRCDCARILDAAGLSDLFAVRVDGPATRGTWVAAPTRTDTLQHILHDAADRLAVSPRRCVVIDDTAAGVTAGRDGGFGLVIGVDRDGDADELSRCGADVVVGDLVALTVRDSHQRVSDLPDALESYTDIAPLAETRRPVVLLDFDGTVSDIVADPNAAALLPGAGDTLAALAAHCPVAVVSGRSLADIRQRIGVPGLWYAGSHGFELVSPDGAHHQNEAGLQAVDLLQSAVAALHERLDGIDGVLIEDKRFSVAVHYRNVDDDRVDEVIATVRIIGQRDGLRVTGGRKVVELRPDVDWDKGRTVNWILAQIDGADLQLPIYLGDDLTDEDAFDAIRQKGVGIAVRSVESGDRRTAARFALEDPDAVCRFLVRLADQLSSAQDSTNDPWTLIFGGYQRDDERLREALCTMGNGYLAVRGAAPECAAGEFHYPATYVAGVYNRLTDEIAGVTIDNESLVNLPNWLPVQFRIDGGPWFDIDSADISAYRATVDLRRATFTREFVWRDPQGRATLVTQRRLVAMHQPHVAALETTLQAQNWAGRVEMRSTVDGDVTNSGVERYRQLASRHLRILDVHTLSDDAVALAAETVESTIQIAMAVRHTVRHAVRGSAAPATQITPVVEDRRAGHDVVADLGQGGAVTLEKVATVFTSRDHAISGPAVAAERELRRTGDFAEIERGHRLAWAHLWERFSIDMGHDPDLLRLIRLHQLHLLNTVSPHTADLDVGVPARGLHGEAYRGHVFWDELFVFPVTNLRLPKVTRALLMYRFRRLPEARRAAAEAGYAGAMYPWQSGSDGREESQRLHLNPRSGRWNPDASARAHHIGLAIAFNVWQHYQVTGDIGFLIDYGAEMLADIARFWVSLAEFDTTRDRYVIKGVIGPDEFHSGYPGRDYDGVDNNAYTNVMAVWVIVRALEALDRMPMYYRLALLESLGVDDEELARWEDVSRRMYVPFHDGVISQFEGYADLQELDWDGYRARYDNLQRLDRILEAEDDSVNRYKAAKQADVLMLFYLLSADELYELFDRLGYRFTPEQIPRTIDYYHRRTSHGSTLSNVVHAWVMARGNRHQAMEYFAQALASDIVDIQRGTTAEGIHLAAMAGSIDLLQRCFTGLEIRSDRIVIGPLWPKSLGPLEFTFRYRGHRLRLQVAGRGATLRAEPGDAAPVTVECRGETQVLNAGASVSFSGAAQQP from the coding sequence ATGAAGCTGCCGGTCTTCGTGGACTCGCGCTATCACGACGCGGTGATCTTCGATGTGGAGGGTGTCGTGGCAGACACCGCAGCGCTGCACACGGCAGCGTGGAAAGCGACGCTCAACGACTTCCTGGCGCGCAGGGCCGCCGGCGGCGCGCCGCCGGTGGTGTTCACCGACGCCGACTACCACAAATACCTGGGGCACCGCTCGGAAGCCGCAGGGGTCACCGACTTCCTTGTAACACAGGGCATCTCGCTGCCGATGGGGCAGCCCGGTGATCACGCCGACGGGACCGTGTGGGCGCTGGTGAACCGGACGGCGCAGTTGTGTGCGGACATGCTCGCCGACGGGGTGCGCGTGTTCGAGTCGACGGTCGAGTTCGTGCACCAGCTGCAGGCAGCCGGTATCGCCACGGCCGTGTTCGCCTCGCGCTGCGACTGCGCCCGCATCCTCGACGCCGCCGGACTCTCGGATCTGTTCGCGGTGCGCGTGGACGGACCGGCCACACGGGGAACGTGGGTAGCGGCGCCCACCCGGACCGACACGCTGCAGCACATCCTGCACGACGCGGCGGACCGTCTGGCGGTCAGTCCGCGACGCTGCGTCGTCATCGACGACACCGCCGCGGGCGTCACCGCTGGACGCGATGGTGGGTTCGGTCTGGTCATCGGAGTGGACCGCGACGGCGATGCCGACGAACTGAGCCGCTGCGGAGCCGACGTCGTGGTCGGTGATCTGGTGGCGCTGACGGTGCGCGACAGCCATCAGCGGGTGTCGGATCTGCCTGACGCCCTCGAGTCCTACACCGACATCGCGCCGCTGGCCGAAACGCGCAGGCCGGTGGTGCTGCTGGACTTCGACGGGACGGTGTCCGACATCGTCGCCGATCCGAACGCCGCAGCGCTGTTGCCCGGCGCGGGCGACACACTGGCCGCGCTGGCCGCGCACTGTCCCGTCGCCGTGGTCAGCGGCCGCAGCCTGGCCGACATCCGGCAACGCATCGGGGTGCCCGGATTGTGGTACGCCGGCAGCCACGGCTTCGAACTGGTGTCCCCGGACGGCGCCCACCACCAGAACGAGGCCGGGCTCCAGGCCGTCGATCTTCTGCAGAGTGCCGTCGCTGCGCTGCACGAGCGACTGGACGGTATCGACGGCGTGCTGATCGAGGACAAGCGATTCTCCGTGGCGGTGCACTATCGCAACGTCGACGACGACCGCGTCGACGAGGTGATCGCCACCGTGCGCATCATCGGCCAACGTGACGGCCTGCGGGTCACCGGCGGGCGCAAGGTCGTCGAACTGCGCCCTGACGTCGACTGGGACAAAGGCAGGACCGTGAACTGGATCCTGGCTCAGATCGACGGTGCCGACTTGCAGCTCCCCATCTACCTGGGTGACGACCTGACCGACGAGGACGCCTTCGACGCGATCCGGCAGAAAGGCGTCGGGATCGCCGTGCGCAGTGTCGAATCGGGCGATCGGCGGACCGCGGCGCGGTTCGCCCTCGAGGATCCCGATGCGGTGTGCCGCTTCCTGGTGCGTCTCGCCGATCAGCTGTCCAGCGCGCAGGACAGCACCAACGATCCGTGGACGTTGATCTTCGGTGGTTATCAGCGCGACGACGAGAGGCTGCGGGAAGCGCTGTGCACCATGGGCAACGGCTACCTGGCCGTCCGGGGCGCGGCGCCCGAGTGCGCCGCCGGCGAATTCCACTACCCGGCCACCTACGTCGCCGGCGTGTACAACCGGCTGACCGATGAGATCGCCGGTGTCACCATCGACAACGAAAGCCTGGTCAACCTGCCGAACTGGCTGCCGGTGCAGTTCCGGATCGACGGCGGACCCTGGTTCGACATCGACAGCGCCGACATTTCGGCGTATCGGGCCACCGTGGATCTGCGCCGTGCGACATTCACCCGCGAATTCGTGTGGCGTGATCCGCAGGGGCGCGCCACCCTGGTCACACAGCGGCGGTTGGTCGCCATGCACCAACCGCACGTGGCTGCGCTGGAAACCACTCTGCAGGCCCAGAACTGGGCCGGCCGGGTCGAGATGCGCTCGACCGTCGACGGTGACGTGACCAACAGCGGCGTGGAACGCTACCGCCAGCTCGCGTCTCGGCATCTGAGGATTCTCGACGTGCACACCCTGTCGGACGACGCGGTGGCGCTGGCTGCCGAGACCGTCGAGTCCACGATTCAGATCGCCATGGCGGTGCGGCATACGGTTCGCCACGCCGTCCGCGGTTCCGCCGCCCCGGCCACGCAGATCACGCCGGTCGTCGAGGACCGGCGGGCGGGCCATGACGTGGTGGCCGACCTCGGCCAGGGTGGGGCGGTGACTCTGGAGAAGGTCGCGACGGTGTTCACCAGCCGCGATCACGCGATCTCGGGACCGGCGGTCGCCGCCGAACGAGAGCTGCGCCGCACCGGCGACTTCGCCGAGATCGAACGGGGACACCGGCTGGCCTGGGCGCATCTGTGGGAGCGGTTCAGCATCGACATGGGCCACGACCCCGACCTGTTGCGCCTCATCCGGCTGCACCAGCTGCACCTGCTCAACACGGTGTCCCCGCACACCGCCGACCTCGACGTGGGGGTGCCCGCCCGGGGGCTGCACGGGGAGGCCTACCGCGGCCACGTCTTCTGGGATGAGCTGTTCGTCTTCCCCGTGACGAATCTGCGGCTGCCGAAGGTGACCCGCGCGCTGTTGATGTACCGCTTCCGGAGGCTGCCGGAAGCACGGCGCGCGGCGGCCGAAGCAGGCTACGCCGGCGCCATGTATCCCTGGCAGTCAGGCAGCGACGGCCGTGAGGAAAGCCAACGCCTGCACCTGAATCCGCGGTCCGGGCGCTGGAATCCCGACGCGAGCGCACGCGCCCACCACATCGGTCTCGCGATCGCGTTCAATGTGTGGCAGCACTACCAGGTCACCGGTGACATCGGCTTCCTGATCGACTACGGCGCCGAGATGCTCGCCGACATCGCCCGGTTCTGGGTCAGCCTGGCCGAATTCGACACCACCCGCGACCGGTATGTGATCAAGGGCGTCATCGGACCCGACGAGTTCCATTCCGGCTACCCCGGCCGCGACTACGACGGCGTCGACAACAACGCCTACACCAACGTGATGGCGGTGTGGGTGATCGTGCGCGCGCTCGAGGCACTGGACCGGATGCCGATGTACTACCGCTTGGCGCTGCTGGAGTCGCTGGGAGTCGACGACGAGGAGTTGGCGCGGTGGGAAGACGTCAGCCGCCGCATGTACGTCCCGTTCCACGACGGCGTGATCAGCCAGTTCGAAGGCTATGCCGACCTCCAGGAACTCGACTGGGACGGCTACCGCGCCCGCTACGACAACCTGCAGCGGCTCGACCGGATCCTGGAGGCGGAGGACGACAGCGTCAACAGGTACAAGGCAGCCAAGCAGGCCGACGTGCTGATGCTGTTCTACCTGCTGTCGGCCGACGAGCTCTACGAACTGTTCGACCGCCTGGGGTATCGATTCACCCCCGAGCAGATCCCGAGAACCATCGACTACTACCACCGGCGAACCTCGCACGGCTCGACACTGAGCAACGTCGTGCATGCCTGGGTGATGGCCAGAGGAAACCGCCACCAAGCCATGGAGTACTTCGCGCAGGCGCTGGCATCCGACATCGTCGACATCCAGCGCGGCACAACGGCGGAAGGCATCCACCTCGCCGCGATGGCCGGCAGCATCGACCTGCTGCAGCGATGCTTCACCGGCCTGGAGATCCGCTCCGACCGCATCGTCATCGGTCCGCTGTGGCCCAAATCCCTTGGCCCGCTGGAGTTCACCTTCCGCTACCGCGGACACCGGCTGCGGCTGCAGGTGGCCGGACGCGGCGCCACGCTGCGCGCCGAGCCCGGTGACGCCGCACCGGTGACCGTGGAATGCCGCGGCGAGACCCAGGTGCTCAACGCCGGCGCGTCGGTGTCCTTCAGCGGAGCGGCCCAACAGCCCTGA
- a CDS encoding pyridoxamine 5'-phosphate oxidase family protein produces MTDDVHPISIMSETECWNHMAEVSLGRLVTSVDGQPEIFPVNFAVQGRSILFRTAEGTKLISTAINNHVLFEVDDHTVVTGWSVIVKGVARSLRSDEDIAEAERVQLLPWTSTDKPHFVRIKPLSVTGRRFAFGSEPHRATSTV; encoded by the coding sequence ATGACCGATGACGTTCACCCGATCTCCATCATGTCGGAGACCGAATGCTGGAACCACATGGCCGAAGTGAGCCTGGGCCGACTCGTCACCAGTGTCGACGGGCAACCCGAGATCTTTCCGGTCAATTTCGCTGTGCAGGGGCGCAGCATCCTGTTCCGTACCGCCGAGGGCACCAAGCTGATCAGCACCGCAATCAACAACCACGTGCTGTTCGAGGTGGACGACCACACCGTCGTCACCGGCTGGAGCGTCATCGTCAAGGGTGTGGCGCGCTCGCTGCGCAGCGACGAGGACATCGCCGAGGCCGAACGCGTGCAACTGCTGCCGTGGACATCGACGGACAAACCGCATTTCGTGCGGATCAAACCGCTCAGTGTCACCGGCAGGCGGTTCGCGTTCGGCTCGGAGCCCCATCGGGCGACCAGCACGGTCTGA
- a CDS encoding erythromycin esterase family protein gives MTTARRASHTPKRQIYRNRREAGRVLAGLLGAYRGREGVIVLGLARGGVPVAWEVAAALGAPLDAFIVRKLGAPGHEEFAVGALASGGRVVVNDDVVRALRVTPQQLREAAEREGRELQRREAAYRGGRAPLELAGRTVILVDDGLATGASMFAAVQALRDMSPAEIVVAVPAAPESTCREFAGLVDDVVCASMPTPFLAVGESFWDFTQVSDDEVRQLLATPTVGIATARLRIAETPAEVVERCAVDAPAGVPPAEALEEIIGDARVVLIGESSHGTAEFYRARAEITKWLIEEKGFCAVAAEADWPDAYRVNRYVRGLGHDASPEEALRGFERFPAWMWRNTVVRDFVDWLHAHNSRQRGEDRRQTGFYGLDLYSLHRSMREVIDYLDTMDPVAAARARQRYACFDHTSADDGQAYGYAAAFGAGLSCEREAIEQLVELQRNAVEYARRDGLLAEDELFYAQQNAQTVRNAEGYYRAMFGARVTSWNLRDRHMAQTLDALLAHLDRHPDGQPARIVVWAHNSHVGDARATEVGADGQLTLGQLAREQHGSAVRLIGFTTYTGTVTAASRWGGIAERKVVRPALNGSVEELFHEVERPEFLISPMLSRAAAEPLDMVRLGRAIGVIYLPGTERQSHYYHVRPSEQFDALIHLDRTTALEPLEAGSVWIAGETPETYPTGL, from the coding sequence ATGACCACAGCGAGACGGGCATCCCACACCCCGAAACGGCAGATCTACCGGAATCGCCGGGAAGCGGGCCGGGTGCTCGCCGGCCTGCTTGGCGCCTACCGCGGGCGGGAGGGCGTCATCGTTCTCGGACTGGCCCGCGGCGGCGTGCCGGTGGCCTGGGAGGTGGCCGCGGCGCTCGGCGCCCCGCTGGACGCTTTCATCGTGCGCAAACTCGGTGCACCCGGGCATGAGGAGTTCGCGGTCGGTGCGCTGGCCAGCGGCGGCCGGGTCGTCGTCAACGACGACGTGGTGCGGGCTTTGCGTGTCACGCCCCAGCAGTTGCGTGAGGCGGCCGAACGCGAGGGCCGCGAACTGCAGCGTCGCGAGGCGGCCTACCGCGGCGGACGCGCACCGCTGGAGTTGGCCGGCCGCACGGTCATCCTGGTCGACGACGGGCTCGCCACCGGCGCCAGCATGTTCGCGGCGGTGCAGGCGCTGCGCGACATGTCGCCCGCCGAGATCGTCGTGGCGGTACCCGCCGCGCCGGAGTCGACGTGCCGCGAATTCGCCGGGCTCGTCGACGATGTCGTGTGTGCGTCCATGCCCACCCCGTTCCTCGCGGTGGGGGAGTCGTTCTGGGATTTCACCCAGGTCAGCGACGACGAGGTGCGCCAGCTGCTGGCCACGCCGACGGTGGGCATCGCGACCGCGAGGCTCCGCATCGCCGAGACACCCGCCGAGGTCGTGGAGCGCTGCGCCGTCGACGCGCCCGCCGGGGTGCCGCCTGCCGAAGCACTCGAGGAGATCATCGGTGACGCGCGCGTCGTGTTGATCGGCGAGAGTTCGCATGGCACCGCCGAGTTCTACCGAGCCCGCGCAGAGATCACGAAGTGGCTGATCGAGGAGAAGGGTTTCTGCGCGGTGGCCGCCGAGGCGGACTGGCCGGACGCCTATCGGGTCAACCGCTACGTGCGAGGCCTCGGACACGACGCCTCCCCCGAGGAGGCGTTGCGCGGGTTCGAGCGCTTCCCGGCGTGGATGTGGCGCAACACGGTGGTGCGCGACTTCGTGGACTGGCTGCACGCGCACAACTCCCGGCAGCGAGGGGAGGACCGACGCCAGACGGGATTCTATGGACTCGACCTCTACAGCCTGCACCGGTCGATGCGTGAGGTGATCGACTATTTGGACACCATGGACCCGGTCGCGGCGGCGCGGGCCAGACAGCGCTACGCGTGCTTCGATCACACCAGCGCCGACGACGGTCAGGCCTACGGCTACGCAGCAGCGTTCGGTGCGGGCCTGTCCTGCGAGCGAGAAGCGATCGAGCAGTTGGTCGAGCTGCAACGCAACGCTGTGGAGTACGCCCGCCGAGACGGCCTGCTCGCCGAAGACGAGTTGTTCTACGCCCAGCAGAACGCCCAGACCGTACGCAACGCCGAGGGCTATTACCGCGCGATGTTCGGTGCCCGCGTCACGTCCTGGAATCTGCGTGACCGGCACATGGCCCAGACCCTCGACGCGCTGCTGGCTCACCTCGACCGTCATCCGGATGGCCAACCGGCGCGAATTGTGGTGTGGGCGCACAACTCCCACGTCGGAGACGCTCGAGCGACCGAGGTGGGTGCCGACGGCCAGCTCACACTGGGGCAACTCGCCCGCGAGCAACACGGTTCGGCGGTCCGGCTGATCGGTTTCACGACCTATACGGGCACGGTGACAGCCGCGAGCCGGTGGGGCGGGATCGCCGAACGCAAGGTCGTGCGTCCTGCGCTCAACGGCAGCGTCGAGGAATTGTTCCACGAGGTCGAGCGGCCGGAGTTCCTCATCTCGCCCATGCTCAGCCGCGCCGCCGCCGAACCGCTCGACATGGTGCGGCTGGGCCGCGCGATCGGGGTCATCTACCTCCCCGGCACCGAAAGGCAGAGCCACTACTACCACGTTCGCCCCAGCGAGCAGTTCGACGCGCTCATCCATCTGGACCGGACGACGGCACTGGAGCCGCTGGAAGCCGGCAGCGTGTGGATCGCCGGAGAAACTCCCGAGACCTATCCGACCGGCCTGTGA
- a CDS encoding 1-phosphofructokinase family hexose kinase encodes MSRSPLTVRASIVTLTMNPALDVTADAEEVHHTSKIRCGDERYDAGGGGVNVARFVHALGGSVAAVFSAGGLTGSRLIDLVDEAGVPNIPVPVAGSTRESFTVNERSTGKQYRFVLPGPRLTAEEQRRCLDVLRATAATAQYIVASGSLPPGVAPDFYARVADVCAESGCRLILDTSGGGLSHVTSGVYLLKPSVRELRECMDRALSTEGDQVAAARELVQRGLAHAVVVSLGPDGALLVTDDDSHRFSALPVQVVSGVGAGDAMVAGITVALSRGWSLTEAVRYGIAASAAKLLTPGTSCFTAADVDRLFGRVAGPASVVRATALAD; translated from the coding sequence ATGAGCCGGTCTCCGCTGACCGTCCGCGCGTCGATCGTCACGCTGACGATGAATCCGGCTCTGGACGTCACCGCCGACGCCGAGGAGGTGCACCACACCAGCAAGATCCGTTGCGGCGACGAGCGCTACGACGCGGGTGGGGGCGGGGTCAACGTCGCGCGCTTCGTGCACGCACTGGGCGGGTCGGTGGCGGCCGTGTTCTCGGCGGGCGGATTGACCGGCTCACGCCTGATCGATCTGGTCGACGAGGCCGGTGTGCCCAACATCCCGGTGCCCGTTGCCGGGTCGACGCGGGAGAGCTTCACGGTCAACGAGCGCAGCACCGGCAAGCAGTACAGATTCGTGCTGCCGGGTCCCCGGCTGACCGCCGAGGAGCAGAGACGTTGCCTGGATGTGCTACGCGCGACGGCCGCCACCGCGCAGTACATCGTGGCCAGTGGCAGTCTGCCGCCAGGGGTGGCCCCCGACTTCTATGCGCGTGTCGCCGACGTCTGTGCCGAATCGGGTTGTCGGTTGATCCTGGACACCTCCGGCGGAGGGCTCAGCCACGTCACGTCCGGGGTGTATCTGCTCAAGCCCAGTGTGCGCGAGCTACGCGAGTGCATGGATCGGGCGCTGTCGACCGAAGGCGATCAGGTGGCCGCCGCTCGGGAACTCGTCCAGCGCGGCCTCGCCCACGCGGTGGTCGTATCGCTGGGTCCGGACGGTGCGCTGCTGGTGACCGATGACGACAGCCACCGGTTCTCGGCGCTGCCGGTGCAGGTGGTCAGCGGCGTGGGCGCCGGTGATGCGATGGTCGCCGGCATCACCGTGGCGCTGAGCCGGGGATGGTCGCTGACCGAGGCGGTGCGGTACGGCATCGCCGCGTCGGCCGCGAAACTGTTGACGCCGGGCACGTCGTGCTTCACCGCGGCCGATGTCGACCGGCTCTTCGGACGCGTGGCGGGACCCGCCAGTGTCGTACGCGCGACGGCGCTGGCCGACTGA